In Limnobaculum parvum, one DNA window encodes the following:
- a CDS encoding DUF2345 domain-containing protein has product MKDKVISAGRAMLNEQLKAYGIGDTSGSASTGFSSLGDGINRYQLAIDGLNAPLSVLSVQGHEHLSETWQYDIQFTAQHGLTMEQILSEKAVFTLAPGGINSLSGAAGQLSHELMSAFNAFGGMFSDKIGGITGKTSGLLGKAGSSLSTLSGITRSLGGSESETRILYGVVTAFSQLATSADEARYAITLAPRLALLENTQNSAIYQNQTVPQVVEQVLRQHEMTGVDFRFELTESYPVKEYISQWQESDLTFIRRLLADSGIWFRFETHTKHNCDVVVFGDCEQQYQDGPTASYRQPSGNNDNGVESVWDMSVARKTVPKNVLTQDYNYRNAQTGMKSDVNSAQKDNTTRGQHYVYGEHYRDKGEDTNHANAQDDLVGQFRNMMPNGLGDIPGVSQLSGVAGSVGGAVSGVKGGVSLPSPAGIAGGTSAAGMGNIASAAAGSVGSSARSAVSGVTGTVQNMAGQAKGAFDSVGSSLGGLSDKGGDLLNGLSGSDSESDAAASEEPEGVGQGAWYARLRHQRFMTEQITISGKTTLSHLAPGQILTVSGSPIAEAGSGILIVSVETQGDRQQAYVISFTGIPYDVLRPYRPARLVWPTISGTLPARITSPDNDTYSYIDAQGRYRVKMDFDLNDNWRKGEESLWMRLAKAYAGETYGIHFPLIDGTEVAIAFTEGNPDRPYIAHAMHDSRHGDVVTVANHKRNVIRTPANNKLGMDDERGKEHIKVATEYGKTQLNMGHLVDAERKQRGEGFELRTDEWGAIRAGKGLFISADEQQTAKGEVRSMEPALSLLEAAYSQMQGLNHAAEQAQALVAEIAAQKTLIEQKLKDLTASVILASAPDGIGIASGEDMQLAASNNLYLNAGSNADIGVGKKLTLATGDGISLFTQNSGMKLLANQGKVEVQAQNDAMQLASKQDMEIASVDGKVSAVAVQELILICGGAYIKISAGNIELGCPKNITIKSIAMQKMGPASLYVPKPEWNDTELVDIKLNLKLSDIPGTSGIAMSGQFWSIVQAKDEMGALVQRNYILSGKSNDEGNISLTDEENKTFNQAYKKSPNQLWLVSKGRATAMRFKQVSENWDEGEKLRQSLDAMGYTSGLNSTHGKDNIDDVIDVVKTEQSGSDGTQLFNRLKG; this is encoded by the coding sequence GTGAAAGATAAAGTTATCAGTGCGGGTAGAGCCATGTTGAATGAGCAGCTTAAGGCTTATGGAATAGGTGATACTTCCGGGTCAGCCAGCACCGGTTTTTCATCATTAGGTGATGGCATCAACCGTTATCAGTTGGCGATAGACGGATTGAACGCCCCACTTTCTGTGTTAAGCGTACAGGGCCATGAACACCTGAGCGAAACCTGGCAATACGACATTCAGTTTACCGCACAGCATGGCCTGACCATGGAGCAGATACTGAGTGAAAAAGCGGTGTTTACGCTGGCTCCCGGCGGTATCAACAGCTTGAGCGGTGCAGCCGGTCAGTTAAGCCATGAACTGATGAGCGCGTTTAACGCCTTTGGCGGGATGTTCAGCGATAAGATTGGCGGTATCACCGGTAAAACCTCGGGCTTATTGGGCAAAGCAGGCTCCAGCCTGTCGACCCTCAGCGGTATCACCCGTTCACTAGGCGGTAGTGAAAGCGAAACCCGAATTTTATACGGGGTGGTCACCGCGTTCAGTCAGTTAGCCACATCGGCAGACGAAGCCCGTTACGCCATTACGCTCGCCCCGCGTTTAGCCCTGCTGGAGAACACCCAAAACAGCGCCATCTACCAGAACCAGACGGTTCCCCAAGTGGTAGAGCAGGTGCTGCGTCAACACGAAATGACCGGGGTGGATTTTCGCTTTGAGCTCACGGAAAGCTACCCGGTCAAAGAGTACATCTCTCAATGGCAAGAGAGCGACCTGACCTTTATTCGCCGGTTGCTGGCGGACAGCGGTATCTGGTTTCGCTTTGAAACCCACACCAAACACAACTGTGATGTGGTGGTGTTTGGCGATTGTGAACAGCAATATCAGGATGGCCCAACCGCCAGCTATCGTCAGCCTTCTGGCAATAACGACAACGGGGTGGAATCGGTATGGGATATGTCGGTAGCCCGTAAGACCGTGCCCAAAAATGTGCTGACCCAAGACTACAACTACCGTAACGCCCAAACCGGCATGAAGTCCGACGTTAACAGCGCGCAAAAAGATAACACCACCCGCGGTCAACATTATGTTTACGGTGAGCACTATCGCGACAAAGGCGAAGACACCAACCACGCCAATGCACAGGATGATTTAGTCGGTCAGTTCAGAAATATGATGCCAAACGGCTTAGGGGATATCCCCGGCGTCAGCCAGTTAAGCGGCGTGGCAGGCTCGGTGGGCGGTGCGGTCAGCGGCGTTAAGGGTGGGGTTTCATTACCCTCGCCAGCGGGTATCGCCGGAGGAACATCGGCTGCGGGTATGGGCAATATCGCCAGCGCTGCCGCGGGTTCAGTGGGTTCCTCTGCTCGTTCAGCGGTTTCCGGCGTGACCGGTACGGTACAGAACATGGCGGGTCAGGCCAAAGGGGCTTTCGACAGCGTCGGCAGTTCGCTAGGAGGCTTATCCGATAAAGGCGGAGACCTGCTCAATGGCTTGAGCGGCAGCGACAGTGAAAGTGACGCTGCTGCCAGCGAAGAGCCCGAGGGCGTAGGGCAAGGTGCTTGGTACGCTCGCCTGCGCCATCAGCGCTTTATGACCGAACAAATCACCATCAGCGGAAAGACCACCTTATCCCATCTGGCACCGGGGCAAATTCTGACTGTCTCCGGCTCGCCGATAGCGGAAGCGGGCAGCGGCATTCTGATTGTGTCAGTAGAGACGCAGGGCGACCGCCAACAGGCTTACGTTATCAGCTTTACCGGTATTCCTTACGACGTACTGCGCCCATATCGTCCGGCCCGTTTGGTCTGGCCGACCATCAGCGGCACCTTACCGGCACGCATCACCAGCCCGGATAATGACACCTACAGCTATATCGACGCACAGGGCCGCTATCGGGTGAAGATGGACTTTGACCTGAACGACAACTGGCGTAAAGGGGAAGAGAGCCTGTGGATGCGGCTGGCGAAAGCCTACGCCGGTGAAACCTATGGCATTCACTTCCCGCTGATTGACGGCACCGAAGTGGCTATCGCCTTTACCGAAGGCAACCCTGACCGTCCATATATCGCCCATGCCATGCACGACTCCCGTCACGGTGATGTAGTCACCGTGGCCAACCATAAACGTAACGTTATTCGCACCCCGGCTAATAACAAATTGGGAATGGACGACGAGCGCGGCAAAGAGCACATCAAAGTCGCCACCGAATACGGCAAAACCCAGCTGAATATGGGGCATCTGGTGGATGCGGAGCGTAAACAACGGGGAGAAGGGTTTGAGCTGCGCACCGATGAGTGGGGGGCAATACGGGCGGGGAAAGGGCTGTTTATTAGTGCGGATGAGCAGCAGACCGCCAAAGGTGAAGTCCGGTCGATGGAGCCTGCGCTAAGCCTGCTGGAAGCGGCTTATTCTCAAATGCAGGGTCTGAACCATGCGGCAGAACAGGCTCAGGCGCTGGTGGCGGAAATCGCGGCGCAGAAGACGCTGATTGAGCAAAAACTGAAGGATCTGACGGCGAGCGTGATACTGGCCAGTGCACCGGACGGCATTGGTATTGCCAGCGGTGAGGACATGCAACTGGCGGCGTCTAACAATCTGTATCTCAACGCGGGCAGCAATGCGGATATTGGCGTGGGTAAAAAACTGACGCTGGCAACGGGTGACGGTATCAGCCTGTTTACTCAGAACAGCGGTATGAAACTGCTGGCTAATCAGGGGAAGGTGGAAGTACAGGCGCAAAATGACGCCATGCAGCTGGCCTCAAAGCAGGATATGGAGATTGCCAGCGTGGATGGGAAGGTCTCAGCCGTGGCTGTCCAGGAGTTGATTCTGATTTGCGGTGGGGCATATATAAAAATTTCGGCTGGAAATATTGAATTAGGATGTCCGAAGAATATAACCATTAAGTCGATTGCGATGCAGAAGATGGGGCCGGCGAGTTTATATGTACCTAAGCCTGAATGGAATGATACTGAACTGGTTGATATTAAACTGAACCTAAAATTAAGCGATATTCCCGGTACCAGCGGTATCGCAATGAGTGGTCAGTTCTGGAGCATAGTACAAGCTAAGGATGAAATGGGGGCTTTAGTTCAGCGAAATTATATCCTTAGTGGTAAAAGCAATGATGAAGGGAATATCAGCTTGACTGACGAAGAAAATAAGACATTTAATCAGGCGTATAAGAAAAGTCCCAACCAATTGTGGCTGGTATCTAAAGGCCGGGCTACGGCTATGCGCTTTAAGCAGGTTTCAGAAAATTGGGATGAAGGTGAAAAACTCCGCCAGTCATTAGATGCTATGGGCTATACCTCTGGGCTGAACAGCACTCATGGTAAAGATAATATCGATGATGTCATTGACGTGGTTAAAACAGAACAGTCAGGCAGTGATGGAACACAATTATTTAATCGGTTAAAGGGATAA
- a CDS encoding phospholipase D-like domain-containing protein, which translates to MTKILVGDDGSCLLSYQNHKLFGEAKNQFAHYRSGNKAEPCISGQDYYAKLVEDMRGAKEEINIVGWQVNWDVQLKPEDPAESGLRLYDLIKEVVTKNENLIVRVMIWSGDTKVLYTYAPDTQKVLETINQQVGRDAVYVQLSNTMADDTPMYFSHHQKFVVIDRKIAFLGGMDLAHGRYDNARYDLHPEINPELKKSGAMGRQMLNRYNSCIAGVGKYREGEIIDPDLLTGLYDRWFNRDSVIEKINQGAWQGGKVGEIILPNYINNETLDLNKQPRMPWQDVQVRFEGPAVLDLLRNFALRWNCQASVADYYPIPTIAECKDQSTAVGNVDIQVLRSVSKVQCNKEHRIITRYAPDELPFYPKKEDIGIQSEIYQAMRRLIQGAQNYIYIENQFFTSFYGEMRDFDKDLSIPAQQARTTLSYKERLSQALAAWPDTYKNGEIHNLICQDLGERIYKHILNEGAEEGELEGFHVYIVLPVYPEGELDDTATMSTIFHTMQALVHGEKSLLKQIRRAIRVMELINERNEGESDNGITTRDAEKLADSEFLARDDRGAILMEDYKKCQKYVSLLNLRNWEKIGGNYVTEQIYVHSKMMVVDDRYALIGSANISDRSMLGTRDSEVAVLMIDGEGDCHSRKVAKALRQNLWKKILGASDSSDPDKSPDPIRKKIDEGLLKHIMEYPYSERTIEAINQIAEDNSRIYDKMFNFIPRNYFGNSEDEQFSSIFPTLDSENINKGNKIDKKTLPLYPEFWANYVNSDKKELGDTQGYITQFPIFWGNTENNNTGMAEQSITQNDNYHGIDILNQSAEEVVLASTEQHKPETKV; encoded by the coding sequence ATGACTAAGATATTAGTGGGTGACGATGGCAGTTGTTTACTATCATACCAAAACCATAAGTTATTTGGTGAAGCGAAGAATCAGTTTGCTCATTATAGATCGGGTAATAAAGCTGAACCCTGTATCAGCGGCCAAGACTACTACGCTAAGTTAGTTGAAGATATGAGGGGCGCAAAAGAAGAGATCAATATTGTCGGCTGGCAGGTAAACTGGGACGTACAGCTCAAGCCAGAAGATCCTGCAGAGAGTGGATTAAGACTGTATGACCTTATTAAAGAGGTGGTGACCAAAAACGAGAACTTAATTGTCCGGGTAATGATTTGGTCGGGTGACACTAAGGTACTTTATACCTATGCACCAGACACCCAGAAGGTGCTGGAAACCATCAATCAGCAGGTTGGCCGTGATGCAGTGTATGTACAGCTATCAAACACTATGGCTGACGATACACCAATGTATTTTAGCCACCACCAAAAATTTGTGGTTATAGACCGAAAAATTGCTTTCTTAGGCGGAATGGATCTCGCGCACGGGCGATATGATAATGCTCGTTACGACCTGCATCCGGAAATTAATCCTGAGCTGAAAAAGTCCGGTGCTATGGGACGTCAGATGCTTAACCGCTATAACTCCTGTATTGCCGGGGTAGGAAAATACCGCGAAGGTGAAATTATCGACCCCGACTTATTGACCGGTTTATACGATCGCTGGTTTAACCGTGATTCGGTGATTGAAAAAATTAATCAGGGTGCGTGGCAGGGCGGAAAAGTAGGCGAGATTATTCTGCCGAATTACATTAATAATGAAACGCTAGACTTAAATAAACAACCGCGAATGCCATGGCAAGATGTGCAGGTACGGTTTGAAGGGCCCGCTGTATTAGATCTGTTACGTAACTTTGCGTTGCGTTGGAACTGTCAGGCATCGGTGGCAGATTATTACCCCATTCCAACTATTGCGGAGTGTAAAGATCAGTCCACTGCGGTTGGCAATGTCGATATTCAGGTATTACGCAGCGTATCAAAAGTGCAGTGTAACAAAGAGCACAGAATAATAACGCGTTATGCACCTGATGAATTACCTTTTTATCCGAAAAAAGAAGATATTGGTATTCAGAGTGAGATTTATCAGGCAATGCGCCGGCTGATTCAGGGGGCACAGAATTATATCTATATCGAGAATCAGTTCTTTACCTCTTTCTATGGTGAGATGAGAGATTTTGATAAAGATCTTTCTATCCCTGCGCAACAGGCGCGAACAACATTATCGTATAAAGAACGCCTTAGTCAGGCGCTGGCGGCTTGGCCAGATACTTATAAAAATGGCGAGATCCACAATTTGATATGCCAGGACCTTGGTGAGCGTATCTATAAGCATATTTTGAATGAAGGTGCTGAGGAGGGAGAGCTGGAGGGATTTCACGTCTATATTGTACTGCCGGTCTACCCTGAAGGTGAGCTTGATGATACGGCTACCATGTCAACTATCTTTCATACCATGCAGGCGTTGGTTCACGGAGAGAAAAGCCTGTTAAAGCAGATACGCCGTGCAATTCGGGTTATGGAATTAATCAATGAACGAAATGAGGGTGAAAGTGACAATGGCATCACGACGAGAGATGCCGAGAAACTAGCGGATAGCGAATTTTTAGCTCGAGATGATCGCGGTGCTATCTTGATGGAAGATTATAAGAAATGTCAAAAATATGTATCGCTGCTGAATTTGCGCAACTGGGAAAAGATTGGCGGTAACTATGTGACTGAGCAAATTTATGTGCACAGTAAAATGATGGTGGTTGACGATCGCTATGCCCTGATTGGCAGCGCCAATATTAGCGATCGCAGTATGCTGGGTACGCGGGATTCAGAAGTAGCAGTATTGATGATTGATGGCGAGGGTGATTGTCATTCTCGTAAAGTGGCGAAAGCGTTGCGACAAAACCTGTGGAAAAAGATATTGGGCGCGAGTGATTCATCAGATCCGGATAAATCACCGGATCCGATAAGGAAAAAGATTGATGAGGGGCTATTAAAACATATTATGGAATATCCCTATTCAGAAAGAACGATTGAAGCAATAAATCAGATTGCTGAAGATAATTCGAGAATTTATGACAAGATGTTTAATTTTATCCCTCGTAACTATTTTGGGAATTCTGAAGATGAACAATTTTCATCTATATTTCCAACATTAGACTCAGAAAATATAAATAAGGGAAATAAAATAGATAAGAAAACCTTACCACTATACCCTGAATTCTGGGCAAACTATGTTAATAGTGATAAGAAAGAATTGGGAGATACACAAGGTTATATTACCCAATTCCCAATATTCTGGGGGAATACGGAGAATAATAATACCGGTATGGCTGAGCAGTCTATTACACAGAATGACAATTACCATGGTATCGATATTTTAAATCAATCGGCAGAGGAAGTGGTTCTTGCCTCAACAGAACAGCATAAACCGGAGACTAAGGTATGA
- a CDS encoding T6SS immunity protein Tli4 family protein, giving the protein MIKVDRIFAMIGLYFFCIASVFADIGYTQDCIGNYQYQVPSDSRQALIPMNIESVGKIPINENLAKFPNGDNTFPNYQNKNNLNGVRFYFFKATNNEKLNQYLKAVIQNFEKVKKNKLESRLNFERADALYLRYKKINQRDYFFNLKSYKTYLFSDKLAYYSYKPFKDDTPADVIEQQAVSVNELVTYRPSENIPNAQGVCFPNAFLHGKITVGGQYSIAYQLLSHPEVTFTIQEEVSFGDIDNDKDSKERIISYWKYAPGFGEKTRYLGFPVFRSFKIGGIKGAEAMVEYINPKNQQPDYGYMINAEANKPGESSLFFMALRDSSKATGEVMSKDDFEATMRQIAKSIQRREIAP; this is encoded by the coding sequence ATGATAAAAGTTGATCGAATTTTCGCGATGATTGGCTTATATTTTTTCTGCATTGCTTCGGTATTTGCCGATATCGGGTATACCCAAGACTGTATTGGAAACTATCAATATCAGGTTCCCAGTGATAGCCGACAGGCATTAATCCCGATGAATATTGAATCCGTAGGAAAAATTCCTATAAATGAAAATTTAGCAAAATTTCCTAACGGGGATAACACTTTTCCTAATTATCAGAATAAAAATAATCTTAATGGGGTAAGGTTCTATTTTTTTAAAGCAACTAACAATGAGAAACTAAATCAATATCTTAAGGCGGTTATACAAAACTTTGAAAAGGTAAAAAAAAATAAATTAGAGTCAAGGTTGAATTTTGAACGAGCTGATGCGTTATATCTTCGCTATAAGAAAATTAATCAGCGTGATTATTTTTTTAATCTGAAATCTTATAAAACCTATTTATTTTCAGATAAACTTGCTTATTATTCATATAAGCCATTTAAGGACGATACCCCAGCAGATGTTATTGAGCAACAAGCAGTATCCGTTAATGAATTAGTCACTTATCGGCCATCTGAAAATATTCCTAACGCTCAAGGTGTTTGCTTTCCTAACGCATTCTTACATGGGAAAATCACTGTTGGTGGTCAATACAGTATTGCCTACCAGTTACTTAGTCATCCGGAGGTGACCTTTACTATTCAAGAGGAGGTTTCTTTTGGCGATATCGATAATGATAAGGATAGCAAAGAAAGGATCATCAGTTATTGGAAGTATGCCCCGGGCTTTGGTGAGAAAACCCGCTATTTAGGGTTTCCTGTTTTCCGCTCGTTTAAGATTGGTGGCATTAAAGGGGCAGAAGCGATGGTCGAATATATCAACCCAAAAAACCAACAGCCTGACTATGGCTATATGATCAACGCTGAAGCCAATAAACCGGGTGAATCGAGCCTGTTTTTTATGGCTCTGCGTGACTCATCCAAAGCCACTGGCGAAGTGATGTCAAAAGATGATTTTGAGGCCACGATGCGTCAGATAGCAAAATCAATCCAACGTCGTGAAATTGCGCCTTAA
- a CDS encoding T6SS immunity protein Tli4 family protein produces MIKSYRVLAISGLYFFCIFSAFADIGYTQNCIGNYQYQVPSDSREALIPMNIESVGEIPIDETLAKFPNGDSPFPNYQNKNNLNGVRFYFFQTVNNEKSDQYLKAVIRDFDKIKKNMLGSRLAFERADALYLRYKKINNRDYFFDLSSYSAYLLSDKLAYYSLGLFKEGTPADVIEQQAVSVNELVTYRPSENIPNAQGVCFPNAFLHGKITVGGQYSIAYQLLSHPEVTFILHEEVSFGDNDNDNKERIISYWKYAPGFGEKTRYLGFPVFRSFKIGGIKGAEAMVEYINPKNQQPDYGYMINAEANKPGESSLFFMALRDSSKATGEVMSKDDFEATMRQIAKSIQRREIAP; encoded by the coding sequence ATGATAAAATCTTATCGAGTTTTAGCTATTAGTGGTTTATATTTTTTCTGCATATTTTCAGCATTCGCTGATATAGGGTATACCCAAAACTGTATTGGGAACTATCAATATCAGGTTCCCAGCGATAGCCGAGAGGCACTAATCCCGATGAATATTGAGTCAGTAGGGGAAATTCCTATAGATGAAACTTTAGCCAAATTCCCTAATGGAGATAGCCCTTTTCCTAATTATCAGAATAAAAATAATCTCAATGGAGTAAGATTCTATTTTTTTCAAACAGTGAATAACGAGAAATCCGATCAATATCTTAAAGCGGTTATACGAGATTTTGATAAGATAAAAAAAAACATGTTAGGGTCAAGATTAGCTTTTGAACGTGCTGATGCGTTATATCTTCGCTATAAAAAAATTAATAATCGTGATTATTTTTTTGATTTGAGTTCCTATAGTGCCTATTTACTTTCAGACAAGCTTGCTTATTATTCATTAGGGCTATTTAAGGAAGGTACCCCGGCAGATGTTATTGAGCAACAAGCAGTATCCGTTAATGAATTAGTCACTTATCGGCCATCTGAAAATATTCCTAACGCTCAAGGTGTTTGCTTTCCTAACGCATTCTTACATGGGAAAATCACTGTTGGTGGTCAATACAGTATTGCCTATCAGTTACTTAGTCATCCTGAGGTGACTTTTATCCTCCATGAAGAGGTTTCTTTTGGTGATAATGATAATGATAACAAAGAAAGGATCATTAGTTATTGGAAGTATGCCCCGGGCTTTGGTGAGAAAACCCGCTATTTAGGGTTTCCTGTTTTCCGCTCGTTTAAGATTGGTGGCATTAAAGGGGCAGAAGCGATGGTCGAATATATCAACCCAAAAAATCAACAACCTGACTATGGCTATATGATCAACGCAGAAGCCAATAAACCGGGTGAATCGAGCCTGTTTTTTATGGCCTTGCGTGACTCATCCAAAGCCACTGGCGAAGTGATGTCGAAAGATGATTTTGAGGCCACGATGCGTCAGATAGCAAAATCAATCCAACGTCGTGAAATTGCGCCTTAA
- a CDS encoding phage late control D family protein has translation MKDKVISAGRAMLNEQLKAYGIGDTSGSASTGSSSLGDGINRYQLAIDGLNAPLSVLSVQGHEHLSETWQYDIQFTAQHGLTMEQILSEKAVFILAPGGINSLSGAASQLSHELMSAFNAFGGMFSDKISSAFNSRSGGFSINSVSQMASRGMGRVNQASSAISQQGGTADSVGGIAGKTSGLLGKAGSSLSTLSGITRSLGGSESETRILYGVVTAFSQLATSADEARYAITLAPRLALLENTQNSAIYPTLKLKPWSCSQ, from the coding sequence GTGAAAGATAAAGTTATCAGTGCGGGTAGAGCCATGTTGAATGAGCAGCTTAAGGCTTATGGAATAGGTGATACTTCCGGGTCAGCCAGCACCGGTTCTTCATCATTAGGTGATGGCATCAACCGTTATCAGTTGGCGATAGACGGATTGAACGCCCCACTTTCTGTGTTAAGCGTACAGGGCCATGAACACCTGAGCGAAACCTGGCAATACGACATTCAGTTTACCGCACAGCATGGCCTGACCATGGAGCAGATACTGAGTGAAAAAGCAGTATTTATACTGGCTCCCGGCGGTATCAACAGCTTGAGCGGTGCAGCCAGTCAGTTAAGCCATGAACTGATGAGCGCGTTTAACGCCTTTGGCGGGATGTTCAGCGATAAGATTAGCAGTGCGTTCAACTCGCGCTCCGGTGGTTTTTCCATTAACAGCGTGAGCCAGATGGCGAGTCGCGGCATGGGCAGAGTGAATCAGGCCAGCTCGGCGATAAGCCAACAGGGGGGAACGGCGGACTCGGTTGGCGGCATCGCCGGTAAAACCTCGGGCTTATTGGGCAAAGCCGGCTCCAGCCTGTCGACCCTCAGCGGTATCACCCGTTCACTAGGCGGTAGTGAAAGCGAAACCCGAATTTTATACGGGGTGGTCACCGCGTTCAGTCAGTTAGCCACATCGGCAGACGAAGCCCGTTACGCCATTACGCTCGCCCCGCGTTTAGCCCTGCTGGAGAACACCCAAAACAGTGCCATCTACCCCACACTGAAATTAAAGCCATGGTCATGCAGTCAATAG